A single genomic interval of Seriola aureovittata isolate HTS-2021-v1 ecotype China chromosome 10, ASM2101889v1, whole genome shotgun sequence harbors:
- the LOC130175707 gene encoding gamma-crystallin M3-like has translation MSTTHMNRMSRIIFYEDRNFQGRSYECSSDCDDMSSYLNRCHSCRVERGCFMVYDRTNFMGNQYFLRRGEYADYMSMMGMNDCIKSCRMIPMYRGSYRMRIYERENFGGQMSELMDDCDNVMDRYRMSNCMSCHVMDGHWLMYEQPHYRGRMMYMRPGEYRSFMNMGMGNMKFMSMKRIVDSCY, from the exons ATGTCCACCACACACATGAACAGGATGAGTAGG ATCATCTTCTACGAGGACAGGAACTTCCAGGGCCGCTCCTATGAGTGCAGCAGCGACTGTGACGACATGTCCTCCTACCTGAACAGGTGTCACTCCTGCAGGGTGGAGAGAGGCTGCTTCATGGTGTACGACCGCACCAACTTCATGGGCAACCAGTACTTCCTGAGGAGGGGCGAGTACGCGGACTACATGAGCATGATGGGGATGAACGACTGCATCAAGTCCTGCCGCATGATCCCCATG TACCGTGGCTCATACAGAATGAGGATCTATGAGAGGGAGAACTTTGGAGGCCAGATGTCCGAGCTGATGGACGACTGTGACAATGTCATGGATCGTTACCGCATGTCCAACTGCATGTCTTGCCACGTGATGGACGGACACTGGCTGATGTATGAGCAGCCCCACTACAGAGGCAGGATGATGTACATGAGGCCTGGAGAGTACAGGAGCTTCATGAACATGGGCATGGGCAACATGAAGTTCATGAGCATGAAGCGCATTGTGGATTCCTGCTACTAG